One Novosphingobium sp. EMRT-2 DNA segment encodes these proteins:
- the rpsO gene encoding 30S ribosomal protein S15, whose amino-acid sequence MSITAEKKQEVIQSNARAANDTGSPEVQVAILTSRIQTLTEHFKSHHKDNHSRRGLLQMVNKRRSLLDYLKKKDVERYNALIQKLGLRK is encoded by the coding sequence ATGTCGATTACCGCTGAAAAGAAGCAGGAAGTCATCCAGAGCAACGCCCGCGCGGCGAACGACACCGGTTCTCCGGAAGTCCAGGTGGCGATCCTCACCAGCCGTATCCAGACGCTGACCGAACACTTCAAGAGCCACCACAAGGACAACCATTCCCGCCGTGGCCTGCTGCAGATGGTCAACAAGCGTCGCAGCCTGCTCGACTACCTGAAGAAGAAGGATGTCGAGCGCTACAACGCGCTGATCCAGAAGCTCGGTCTGCGCAAGTAA
- the truB gene encoding tRNA pseudouridine(55) synthase TruB yields the protein MTNGWIILDKPIGLGSTQAVAAVKRNLRQAGLGKAKVGHGGTLDPLASGILPIAVGEATKLCGRMLDASKEYAFTIRFGSETDTLDLEGSVIAESAERPALAALHAILPRFTGPIEQVPPAYSALMVDGQRAYDRARAGETVELKARAVAVHALDVHTHEGELLEEATLVAHVSKGTYVRSLARDIARALGTVGHVTMLRRLRAGPFGLDHAISLDKLNDVGKGAPLENVILPLEAGLVDIPALDLDPEQARAVRQGRVLAGLPFHDGLYWARHGRVPVALVELSGGSLIVARGFNL from the coding sequence ATGACGAACGGGTGGATCATCCTCGACAAGCCGATCGGCCTGGGCTCGACCCAGGCCGTGGCTGCGGTAAAACGCAACCTGCGGCAGGCGGGGCTCGGCAAGGCGAAGGTCGGCCACGGCGGCACGCTCGATCCGCTCGCCTCGGGCATCCTGCCCATCGCGGTGGGCGAAGCGACCAAGCTGTGCGGGCGCATGCTGGATGCCAGCAAGGAATATGCCTTCACCATCCGTTTCGGCAGCGAAACCGACACGCTGGACCTGGAAGGCAGCGTGATCGCCGAAAGCGCGGAGCGCCCTGCCCTCGCCGCGCTTCATGCCATCCTGCCGCGCTTCACCGGCCCGATCGAGCAGGTGCCGCCCGCCTATTCGGCGCTGATGGTCGATGGCCAGCGCGCCTACGACCGCGCCCGCGCGGGCGAAACGGTGGAGCTGAAGGCGCGCGCGGTGGCGGTCCATGCACTGGACGTCCACACCCACGAAGGGGAGTTGCTCGAGGAGGCTACCCTCGTCGCGCACGTCTCGAAGGGCACCTATGTCCGCAGTCTCGCGCGAGATATAGCGCGGGCGCTGGGCACGGTCGGGCATGTCACCATGCTGCGCCGGCTGCGCGCCGGCCCATTCGGGCTGGATCACGCGATTTCGCTGGACAAATTGAACGATGTGGGTAAAGGCGCGCCACTTGAGAACGTGATCTTGCCGCTGGAGGCAGGGCTGGTCGACATCCCGGCTCTTGACCTTGACCCGGAACAGGCAAGAGCGGTCCGTCAGGGCCGCGTTCTGGCCGGGTTGCCCTTTCACGACGGGCTATACTGGGCGCGCCACGGCAGAGTGCCGGTCGCGCTGGTGGAGCTTTCGGGCGGAAGCCTGATCGTGGCGCGGGGTTTCAACCTTTGA
- a CDS encoding DUF6491 family protein codes for MKNNALFLAPLAVLAMVASPVSASAAMARPAQSEEASVPFINHGAIRDWRADGDRVIYFQDSGRQWYRATLMTPAFDLPFVEAVGIQNSGTDRLDRWADVVVRGQHYPIQSFVKVDAPPVKSANAAHKS; via the coding sequence ATGAAGAACAATGCACTGTTCCTCGCCCCGCTGGCTGTGCTGGCCATGGTCGCCTCGCCGGTTTCCGCTTCGGCGGCGATGGCCCGGCCCGCGCAGAGCGAGGAGGCATCCGTTCCCTTCATCAACCACGGTGCGATCCGGGATTGGCGCGCGGATGGCGACCGGGTGATCTATTTTCAGGACAGCGGCCGGCAATGGTATCGCGCCACGCTGATGACGCCGGCGTTCGACCTGCCTTTCGTGGAAGCGGTCGGCATCCAGAACAGCGGCACCGACCGGCTGGATCGCTGGGCCGATGTCGTGGTGCGCGGCCAGCACTATCCGATCCAGAGCTTCGTCAAAGTCGATGCCCCGCCGGTGAAGTCGGCGAACGCTGCGCACAAGTCCTGA